The DNA region TGCCGAGGTACCTGGTCGAGCGCACGTTCACGGTCTCCATCGAGGACATGCCGCCGGTCGCGACGCGCTCCAAGCGAATCGTCAATACGGCGTTCCCGGAGATCACGTGGGAGCACAGCCACGTGGTCGTCCAGGACGACGGGCGCGTGCGCACCTTCTGCGTCTACGCGGCACCGGACGAGGAGATGGTGCGCGAGCACTCCAAGGAGCTGGGGGAGCACGTGATCGACGTCATCCACGAGATCGCGGGCGACGTCAGCCCCGAGGATCTGCCCGACTCGTAGAGGGCAGCGCGGCGGGCCGGTTCCCGGTTGCCGCCCTAGCCGTCCCCGCTGCCGACCGGCTCCGCCGGGTCGAAGTGGAAGTGCATCTGGTAGACGAGCGCGAGCCGCCGGCGGATGTCGCGCCGCGTCTCGGCATCCTCCGCCGTGACGAGGTCGAGCGCCTCCTTGTAGAGCCGCAGGGCGCGCTCCATCGCCCATCCGCGCTCGGCCTCCTCGGCCGCGGCGATGAAGTACCGGACGGCGCGCTCGCCCTCCCCGGCCTCGCGCCAGTGGCGCGCCATCTGCGTCACCGCCTCGCCCGCGCCGGGCGCGTGCGCCTCGAGGTATCTCGCCAGGTCGGCATGCAGCTCCTGGCGGCGTCCGCGCGGCAGCATGTCGTACGCGGCGTCGCGGATCAGCATGTGGCGGAAGGTGTACTGCTGCTCGCCGGTGATCGCCGAGACCGCCTCCCGGCGGATCAGGTCGCGGCGTTCGAGGGCGGCCAGGGTGTCGCCCAGGCTTGACGCGTCCTCGGCAAGGCGCTGCACCGGGCCGCGCCAGAACACCTTGCCCATCACGGCGGCGGCCAGCAGCACGGCTCGCTCCTCCGGCGGCAGCGCATCGAGGCGCGCCGCGACGATGCCGCGGATCGTGGTGGGCAGCGCGGCCGAGCTGCTGGCGGGCCGCTCCGCGAGCGTGGCCGCGAGCTGCTCGATGAAGAGCGGATTTCCCTCCGCCATCTCGGCGAACATGGCGGCCCGCCGCTCGCGCTCGCTCTCCTCGATGCCGCGCAGGACGTTGAAGGCCAGCGCCTGGGCCTCCGCGCCCTCCAGCGGCTGCAGCGGCATCGAGATGTAGCCGGGAAGGCCGCCGCCCCAGCCGGGCCGGTTGTCGAGCAGCTCCGGCCGGGCCAGCGTCAGCAGCAGCACCGGCAGGCCGTGCATGCGGCCGGCCAGCTCCTCGATCAGGTCGAGCAGTCCGCGGTCGGCCCAGTGGATGTCCTCGAACACGAGCACGGTCGGCTGCTCCGCGACGGTGGCCTGGATGAAGCAGCGCACCGAGAAGAACAGCGCCTCCCGGTCCTCGGCCACCATGTGCGGGTCGATGCCGAGGATCAGGCCCAGGTGCGCCGCCACCACCTCGGGATCCGGCACGCCCAAGCGGTCGCACTCCGCACGCAGCTTCGCCAGCACCACGTCCGGCTCGTCGTTCTCGAAGATGCCGGCCAGCTGCTTGACCTGCGTGGCGAAGCCGCCGTAGGCCATGCTCTCGCGGTAGGGGAGGCAGCGGCCGCGAACCGTCCGGCCGCCGTCCGCAGCCACCATCCGCCGGAACTCCGCGGCCAGGCGCGTCTTGCCGACCCCAGGCGGTCCCAGCACCGTGACGAGGTGCGGCGTGCCGGGAGCCGAGCGCTCCCAGACGCCCTTCAACATTGCGAGCTCGCCCACCCGGCCGACCAGCGGCGTGCGCGCCACGCCGTCGTCCGAGGCGAGCCGCTCCGCCAGCCACACCTCGACCGGCGCCTCCTTGCCCTTGGCGATCACCGGCTCCGCGCTGCTGTACTCGACCACCTGGTTGGTGCAGCGGTAGGTCTCGCCCCCGACCAGCACGCCGCCGGGAGGGGCGGCGGACTGGAGCCGCGCGGCCGTGTTGATCACGTCGCCTGCAACCATCGCCTCGCCCAGCTCCGGCCGGGCGCGCATCGTCACCAGCGCCTCCCCCGTGTTGACGGCCATGCGCACCTGCGTGCCCAGCGCCGCGCGCACCGACAGCGCCGCGCGGACAGCGCGCTCAGGGTCGTCGCCGTACGCGGTCGGCGCGCCGAAGACCCCGACCACCGCATCCCCGATGAACTTCTCGACCACGCCGCCGAACGACTCGATCTCCACGCGGACGCGGTCGTGGTAGGGCGCCAGGATCGCGCGGACATCCTCCGGATCCAGCGTCTCGGAGCGCGACGTGAACCCGACCAGATCGACGAAGATGACCGTGACGATGCGCCGTTCCTCGCGCGCGGGAGCCGTATCGCTCGCCATCGGACGGCCGCACGCAAGGCAGAACTGTGCGATCTGCGGATTGTCCTGGCCGCATGAGGCGCAGATGGTCATGAGGCGAGTCTACGACTCCTTTGCCCAACCGGTTTGTCGCGGGCCTATTTCGGGCTGACGGACGCCGGCGGCAGCGACGCCAGGCGAGCGACCGCATGCCGCCGCCAGATCGGCTGCAGCACCCCCCACCACAGCGCTCCGGCAGCGATCAGCGCGGCCAGTCCGGCCCACCGGTCGATGAGCAGGAAGCCGAGCAGCGCGGTCAGCCCGACGAGGCCGGTGCCGAGCCGGGCGAAGATCCGCATCTGTGTCTGCAGCCCGTTCAGGGCGGCCACCTGCTGGGTCGACAGCGTCGTCGCGTAGCTCCGCCCGCAGTCGCATGTGACCTCCTGACCGGCGAACGCCTGGCTGGTGCGCCCGCACTGGCAGCTGACGGTGATCGGCACGTTCATGCGCGCATTGTCGCCCGCCCCCTTGGCGACCGCCACTCCGACCGGTAGGATCGTGCCCCCTGTTCCGATCTCTGGGAGGTTCGCATGGCGGAAATCGCGGTAGACGATCGGCGATTGCTCAAGACGATGCACTGGTGGGACGGCTTCGTCGTCGGTCTCTGCAATCCCGGCTTCCTGCTCGCAGGCCTGGCCGGCTCGGTTGACACGTTGGGCCCGAAATGGGCCGCCATCATCTGGTTCTCTTCCTCCATCGTCGGCGCGTTGCAGGCATACATCTACGCCGAGCCCGCCACGATGTTCCCCGACAAGTCCGGCGGACTCTCGATGTACGCCAAGGAGGGCTGGCGGAAGTACTTCTCGCTGGCCGGTCCGCTGGCGACCTTCGGGTACTGGTTCGCCTGGTCGAGCGTGCTCGCCATCTACGGCGGCATCATCGGCACGCTGCTGATCACCCGCTTCTGGGCCACGGACTGGATCGGAACGTTCGTCTGGCATCTCGGGTTCTTCGACGTGTACGGCTACCGGCTGATCGGCCTCGTCTGCATCCTCATGTGCTTCGTGTTCAACGTGCGCGGCATGCGGCCGGCGGTCTGGTTCAGCTACGTGACGGGTGCGATGATGCTGATCCCTGTGCTGGCGCTCGCGATCGTGCCGTTCCTGAACGGCGACATCTCGAACCATGCGCTGAACCAGAACTTCATCTCGGCCTCGGTCTCGTTCTACGGCGGAACGCCGAGCACGTTCCAGAGCCTCGTGATGGGCATCGTCTGGTTCTGGGTGATCGGCTGGTCGTCCTACGGGCCGGAGGCGCCTGCCACGTTCGCGCCCGAGTTCATCGACACCAAGGACGACACCCGCAAGGCGCTTGCCTCAGCGGGGATCCTGAACTGCTTCCTCTGCCTGCTGCTGCCGCTGACGATCGTGGCCGAGCTTGGCACGGGGACGATTGCGAAGGACACGACCTACATCGCCTACCTGACGTCCGCGCTCGACAACACGGTCGGCTCGACGCTTGGCGGCCTGTTCGTCGTCTTCCTCAGCGCCGGACTGCTGCTCTCGATGAACACGGCCACGATGGACGGGTCGCGGGCGC from Gaiellales bacterium includes:
- a CDS encoding nickel-binding protein, translated to MPRYLVERTFTVSIEDMPPVATRSKRIVNTAFPEITWEHSHVVVQDDGRVRTFCVYAAPDEEMVREHSKELGEHVIDVIHEIAGDVSPEDLPDS
- a CDS encoding AAA family ATPase gives rise to the protein MTICASCGQDNPQIAQFCLACGRPMASDTAPAREERRIVTVIFVDLVGFTSRSETLDPEDVRAILAPYHDRVRVEIESFGGVVEKFIGDAVVGVFGAPTAYGDDPERAVRAALSVRAALGTQVRMAVNTGEALVTMRARPELGEAMVAGDVINTAARLQSAAPPGGVLVGGETYRCTNQVVEYSSAEPVIAKGKEAPVEVWLAERLASDDGVARTPLVGRVGELAMLKGVWERSAPGTPHLVTVLGPPGVGKTRLAAEFRRMVAADGGRTVRGRCLPYRESMAYGGFATQVKQLAGIFENDEPDVVLAKLRAECDRLGVPDPEVVAAHLGLILGIDPHMVAEDREALFFSVRCFIQATVAEQPTVLVFEDIHWADRGLLDLIEELAGRMHGLPVLLLTLARPELLDNRPGWGGGLPGYISMPLQPLEGAEAQALAFNVLRGIEESERERRAAMFAEMAEGNPLFIEQLAATLAERPASSSAALPTTIRGIVAARLDALPPEERAVLLAAAVMGKVFWRGPVQRLAEDASSLGDTLAALERRDLIRREAVSAITGEQQYTFRHMLIRDAAYDMLPRGRRQELHADLARYLEAHAPGAGEAVTQMARHWREAGEGERAVRYFIAAAEEAERGWAMERALRLYKEALDLVTAEDAETRRDIRRRLALVYQMHFHFDPAEPVGSGDG
- a CDS encoding APC family permease, whose protein sequence is MLKTMHWWDGFVVGLCNPGFLLAGLAGSVDTLGPKWAAIIWFSSSIVGALQAYIYAEPATMFPDKSGGLSMYAKEGWRKYFSLAGPLATFGYWFAWSSVLAIYGGIIGTLLITRFWATDWIGTFVWHLGFFDVYGYRLIGLVCILMCFVFNVRGMRPAVWFSYVTGAMMLIPVLALAIVPFLNGDISNHALNQNFISASVSFYGGTPSTFQSLVMGIVWFWVIGWSSYGPEAPATFAPEFIDTKDDTRKALASAGILNCFLCLLLPLTIVAELGTGTIAKDTTYIAYLTSALDNTVGSTLGGLFVVFLSAGLLLSMNTATMDGSRALYGMAKEGLTVKQLDRLNHYHVPGRAMALDCILNICLLYFAPSLLFILVAGNIGYVLSHVFALSGVLLLRRDRPDWPRPFRLARYWVPVIWACLAVNLIATVFGVIWIKYTGYLIKGTDVTGYRTAAIAVGLAALAAGVLGYVIGQYQHGRKFSFKDPSDETPSAAAYELLGQPVPVVAGD